The bacterium genomic sequence GAGGCATTCTGCCTGATTCTTGGTAGAAATTACCGTTGTCCTTGACAGGATTCTTCTTGGTTTCAAAAAGATGTGTGAAATTTTTGCGGCGGATGTTTTAAATATCCTTCAGTAAATTTTATTATATCATTCATCATACTGACCGTCTGGACAGGGTATTTACCGACAGCCGATTCAGCCGAAAGCATAACAAAGTCAGTCCCGTCTATTATAGCGTTGGCTACGTCCGACACTTCTGCGCGGGTGGGGCGAAGATTTTCCGTCATACTTTCCAGCATCTGTGTTGCGGTAATGACGAATTTCTTGGCTCGGTTACATTTCTCAATAATCGTCTTCTGGATAATGGGAATTTCGTAGATAGGCAATGACACTCCCATATCTCCGCGCGCTATCATAACCCCGTCAGAAACTTTTATTATTTCATCAATGTTTTTTATCCCTTCCCTACTCTCTATTTTGGCAATTATCTTGCAACGCGAGTTTTTCTCGAGCATATTTCTTACATCTAAAATATCGTTCTTCGTACACACAAACGACTGCGCGATATATTCCACGTTATGCCTTTTGCAAAAGAGTATATCTTGTATGTCTTTTTGGCTTATCCCGCCAAATTGAAGTTTTGCGCCTGGGATATTTATGCCTTTATGTTCTTTAAGCAAGCCGCCGACTATTACTTTTGTCTTAAGGATAGTCTCAGTTCTACCAATTACTTCCAGAGCGATATTGCCATCGTCTATGAATATATATTGTCCGTTTTTTATGCTGTTTAGCGAACCTTGATAATCGAAAGGAATTTTTTCATTCGTGCTTTTTATCTTTTCTTGGGTAAGCCACAAAATCCGGCGTTTTTTAAGTTCAACAGGCGCGGATAGTTCTCCTACTCTTATGCGGTGGCCTTGTAAATCACCGAGAAGTTTTATGCGTCTGCGGTATTTCTTATTTAAAAGCCGAACAAGTTCTATTTTATGGAGCAAATCCTTCAAGCTGCCGTGGGAAAAATTCAGCCGTCCGACATCCATACCCGCAAGCATCATTTTTCTAAGAACCGTTTGATTTGAAGACGCCGGGCCGAGTGTGCAGATTATTTTGGTCTTAACCATAAACTTAGTATATAGTGTTGGGTATATAGTGCTTCTATTACAACTACAACATTAAATCAAGTGTAAGAACACAGCATTGAGTATTTAGCATCAGGATTTTATTTATTTTTAAGCAACGTTGAACTTGACTGTATTTTCTCACCGCCTACCATTTCAACTATTTTTATTCCCAACTTATCACATATTGCCTTTTCGGGAATGTTGCCTATCGTTCTGTCGCCGCCTTGAGCAAATATGTCGGGTTTAACTAATTTCAAAGTTTTAATGACACTTTTGTCTTTGTCTATGGACAGGAGCGCTTTATCAACATATCTGATAGATGAAACTATTTCCAGACGCTCTTGCTGATTCATAAAAGGTTTACTGCCTTTTAACTTGACCTGTTTGTCGTTGTTGACTATAACAATAAGACAATCTCCGAGTTTTTTTGCTTCTTTAAAATATCGAACATGTCCTTTATGCAGCGGGTTGAAATAGCCTGACAGACAAACTGTCCCACCTGCTTGTTCCGATGTTACATTAGGGCGAGCAGGTATTTTTTTACAACAGGTCATTTTAAAGGTCTCCTTTTTTGAAAATAATAATTGTTAGCGATTCCCCCTCTTTTCCCATGAATCTCCCCGTGCTAAAGCACAAGGATTCTTTATTTTTTCAGAAATTTCCCCCGAGGAATTCGGAGAATTCCCGGGACTTTGGTCCTCGCAATTTTTTAAATTGCAGAGGGTCCAAAATTTTCCGATACTCTGCGGGATAATCGTCACGCTCACCTGCTCGCCTCTCGGCGAAGCCGAGGGCTTGCAAAGCGGGCAGATAGCATCTAACTTTTTTAATGCCGATGAATCGGCAACTACAATAAAATAATGAAATTAGAAATATAATGGAAA encodes the following:
- a CDS encoding adenylyltransferase/cytidyltransferase family protein, whose product is MTCCKKIPARPNVTSEQAGGTVCLSGYFNPLHKGHVRYFKEAKKLGDCLIVIVNNDKQVKLKGSKPFMNQQERLEIVSSIRYVDKALLSIDKDKSVIKTLKLVKPDIFAQGGDRTIGNIPEKAICDKLGIKIVEMVGGEKIQSSSTLLKNK
- the pyk gene encoding pyruvate kinase, producing the protein MVKTKIICTLGPASSNQTVLRKMMLAGMDVGRLNFSHGSLKDLLHKIELVRLLNKKYRRRIKLLGDLQGHRIRVGELSAPVELKKRRILWLTQEKIKSTNEKIPFDYQGSLNSIKNGQYIFIDDGNIALEVIGRTETILKTKVIVGGLLKEHKGINIPGAKLQFGGISQKDIQDILFCKRHNVEYIAQSFVCTKNDILDVRNMLEKNSRCKIIAKIESREGIKNIDEIIKVSDGVMIARGDMGVSLPIYEIPIIQKTIIEKCNRAKKFVITATQMLESMTENLRPTRAEVSDVANAIIDGTDFVMLSAESAVGKYPVQTVSMMNDIIKFTEGYLKHPPQKFHTSF